The proteins below are encoded in one region of Mesoplasma melaleucae:
- a CDS encoding 23S rRNA (pseudouridine(1915)-N(3))-methyltransferase RlmH, whose translation MNIKIICFGKLDKKFFIESFNEYANRISKYVNFQVIQLKEEYQKEDIVNKNINSDLLIEKLKWFSDHEIICMDVNSKNYSTEEFTSIIETNKNLKQAKIVFIIGPSDGYSDKFLELNYKKVSFGNITLPHQLFRVILAEQIYRAFKIINNEKYHK comes from the coding sequence ATGAATATAAAAATCATTTGTTTTGGTAAGTTAGATAAAAAGTTCTTTATTGAATCGTTTAATGAATATGCCAATCGAATTTCAAAGTATGTCAATTTTCAAGTTATTCAATTAAAAGAAGAATATCAAAAAGAAGATATAGTAAACAAAAATATTAATTCAGATTTACTAATTGAAAAACTAAAATGATTTTCAGATCATGAAATTATTTGTATGGATGTAAATTCAAAAAATTATTCAACAGAAGAATTTACATCAATTATTGAAACAAATAAAAATTTAAAACAAGCAAAAATTGTATTTATAATTGGACCAAGTGATGGGTATAGTGATAAGTTCTTAGAATTGAACTATAAGAAGGTTTCTTTTGGGAATATTACCTTACCACATCAATTATTTAGGGTTATATTAGCAGAACAAATCTATCGTGCTTTTAAAATTATAAACAATGAAAAATATCACAAATAA